From Micromonospora sp. NBC_01699, a single genomic window includes:
- a CDS encoding cob(I)yrinic acid a,c-diamide adenosyltransferase, giving the protein MAVHLTRIYTRTGDAGQTRLSNNEQVGKTDPRIAAYADVDECNAAIGVALALGQLDDGLRTVLAAIQNDLFDVGADLATPVEPDPAYPPLRVTEEYVTRLEGWCDEYNAELAKLDSFILPGGTAGAALLHVARTVARRAERAAWALVNHDQERTSILPAKYLNRLSDLLFILARTANPDGDVLWVPGGRK; this is encoded by the coding sequence ATGGCTGTTCACCTCACCCGCATCTACACCAGGACCGGCGACGCCGGCCAGACCAGGTTGAGCAACAACGAACAGGTCGGGAAGACCGACCCACGGATCGCCGCGTACGCGGACGTGGACGAGTGCAACGCCGCGATCGGGGTGGCCCTCGCGCTCGGCCAACTCGACGACGGGTTGCGTACGGTCCTCGCCGCGATCCAGAACGATCTCTTCGACGTCGGCGCCGATCTCGCCACGCCGGTCGAGCCGGATCCGGCGTACCCGCCGTTGCGAGTGACCGAGGAGTACGTGACCCGGTTGGAGGGCTGGTGCGACGAGTACAACGCGGAACTGGCCAAGCTCGACTCCTTCATCCTGCCCGGCGGCACCGCGGGGGCGGCGCTGTTGCACGTCGCACGCACGGTGGCCCGGCGCGCCGAACGGGCCGCCTGGGCACTGGTGAACCACGATCAGGAACGAACCAGCATCCTTCCGGCAAAGTATCTCAATCGGCTGTCGGATCTGCTGTTCATCCTGGCAAGAACGGCCAATCCCGACGGCGATGTGCTATGGGTACCCGGCGGCCGAAAGTGA